In one Zobellia galactanivorans genomic region, the following are encoded:
- a CDS encoding dodecin family protein, producing the protein MAVLKVIEVLANSDKGWEDAAKQAVEQASKSVKNIKSVYINEQSATVKDGKLDNYRVNVKITFEVK; encoded by the coding sequence ATGGCAGTTTTAAAAGTTATAGAAGTATTGGCGAACTCTGACAAAGGTTGGGAAGACGCGGCGAAGCAAGCCGTTGAGCAGGCCTCTAAATCAGTAAAGAACATCAAGTCGGTTTACATCAACGAGCAAAGTGCTACGGTAAAAGATGGCAAACTGGACAATTACCGTGTAAACGTCAAGATCACTTTCGAGGTCAAGTAA
- a CDS encoding NifU family protein has product MKEYTITVVKTNNPAILKFETNHFLTKSKNYEFKNIDEAKNSPLAQQLFYLPFIKTVYISGNFIGLERYDIVTWDDVKDEVAQQLVDYLNAGEPIVNEVEETVKKVAITVYAEVTPNPSVMKFVANKPIVPTAFEFKNIDEAKNSELAKQLFTFPFVKEVFFDLNYVSVSKYDVAEWEDVTMQLREHIREYLANGNEAVSEDAIAATKEASDTTSAPTQATPELDDTSQQIVDILEEYVKPAVASDGGNILFQSYEEESKTVNVILQGACSGCPSSTFTLKNGIETMLKNMMGDKVNEVVALNG; this is encoded by the coding sequence ATGAAGGAGTATACGATTACGGTTGTTAAGACCAACAACCCTGCGATTCTTAAATTTGAGACAAATCATTTTTTGACCAAGAGCAAGAATTACGAGTTCAAAAACATAGATGAGGCCAAAAATTCACCTTTGGCCCAACAACTCTTTTACCTTCCGTTTATCAAAACGGTATATATCTCTGGAAACTTTATCGGGCTTGAACGCTACGACATCGTTACTTGGGACGACGTAAAGGACGAAGTGGCCCAACAACTGGTAGATTACCTAAATGCAGGAGAACCTATTGTAAACGAGGTCGAGGAAACTGTCAAAAAAGTGGCCATTACGGTATATGCCGAAGTCACTCCCAACCCATCGGTGATGAAATTCGTGGCCAACAAACCAATTGTTCCCACCGCCTTTGAATTCAAAAACATAGATGAGGCCAAAAATTCAGAATTGGCCAAGCAACTATTTACCTTTCCGTTCGTAAAGGAGGTTTTCTTTGACCTGAACTATGTATCCGTAAGTAAGTATGACGTTGCGGAATGGGAAGACGTAACCATGCAATTGCGCGAACACATACGGGAATACCTGGCCAATGGCAACGAAGCCGTTTCCGAGGATGCCATAGCGGCAACAAAGGAAGCAAGCGATACCACTTCGGCTCCTACCCAAGCAACGCCGGAACTAGACGATACCTCCCAGCAAATCGTAGATATTCTAGAAGAGTATGTAAAACCTGCCGTAGCCAGTGACGGTGGTAATATTCTCTTTCAGTCATACGAAGAGGAAAGCAAAACTGTAAACGTAATTTTACAAGGAGCATGTAGCGGTTGCCCTTCTTCAACCTTCACCCTAAAAAATGGCATCGAGACCATGCTTAAAAATATGATGGGGGACAAAGTGAACGAAGTGGTCGCCCTAAACGGCTAA
- a CDS encoding PorP/SprF family type IX secretion system membrane protein: MKHRFLLLLASLVFAIPSNAQEGIPVYFDYLSDNYYLVYPSMAGISDGGKIRATARMQWFSVEDAPNLQTINANFRIGESNSGVGAIFFNDANGYHSQTGFKATYAHHLKLGGDGRNLNQLSFGLSPTYLQSSLDESEFVSVGPDDAIAGIKLSEGYFNIDLGFSYNLMEFYAHVAVTNLLGSKRNLYRYGKANDNIPVIDNLRRYLFSVGYVFGKQEWQFEPSVLFQLSEFTEEKTIDLNAKVYKDVDFGRIWGGLSYRRSFDGAQFATSDSFGEQRLQLFTPIVGANIGNFMVSYNYSYQTGDIRFDSGGFHQITLGYDFGQKERKYDCYCPAAQ, from the coding sequence ATGAAACACCGTTTCCTGCTCTTGCTGGCGTCCCTCGTTTTTGCAATCCCATCGAACGCTCAAGAGGGCATACCCGTATACTTTGATTACCTCTCCGATAACTATTACCTTGTTTATCCGTCTATGGCGGGTATCAGTGATGGGGGAAAGATTAGGGCCACCGCAAGAATGCAGTGGTTCAGTGTTGAAGACGCTCCCAATCTGCAGACCATCAATGCCAATTTTAGAATTGGAGAAAGTAACAGCGGGGTGGGGGCTATCTTTTTTAATGATGCCAATGGATATCATTCGCAAACCGGTTTTAAGGCTACATATGCCCATCACCTAAAACTCGGTGGTGACGGTCGAAATTTGAACCAGCTTTCATTTGGCCTGAGTCCGACCTACCTGCAAAGTAGTCTCGATGAGTCCGAATTTGTTTCGGTTGGGCCCGATGATGCCATTGCCGGTATAAAACTGAGCGAGGGCTATTTTAATATTGATTTGGGCTTTTCATACAACTTGATGGAATTTTATGCCCATGTGGCAGTGACCAATCTGTTGGGGAGCAAGCGTAACCTTTATCGTTATGGAAAGGCAAATGATAATATACCTGTTATCGATAATTTACGCCGGTATTTGTTTTCGGTAGGATATGTTTTCGGGAAGCAGGAATGGCAATTCGAGCCTTCGGTACTGTTTCAGTTAAGTGAATTCACCGAAGAGAAAACCATAGATTTAAACGCCAAGGTCTACAAGGATGTCGATTTTGGACGTATTTGGGGCGGACTCTCGTACCGTAGAAGTTTTGATGGTGCCCAGTTTGCTACTTCGGATAGTTTTGGGGAACAGCGTTTACAGTTGTTTACACCTATCGTAGGGGCCAACATCGGTAATTTTATGGTGTCGTACAATTACTCTTACCAAACAGGGGATATCCGTTTTGATAGCGGAGGTTTTCACCAAATAACATTAGGTTACGATTTTGGTCAAAAGGAGCGCAAGTATGATTGTTATTGCCCTGCGGCACAGTAG
- a CDS encoding vWA domain-containing protein has protein sequence MKHTKQILGLALMSFALTTMYGCEPKAKKTTVAPVMAQALNVPEKDKPKNNTVKIALLLDTSNSMDGLINQAKSQLWDIVNKFTHAKCGNEQRPELQIALYQYGNDNLSSNEGYIQQVLNFSGDLDEISEKLFSLTTNGGEEFCGEVIHTSLKQLDWGNNPDNLKMIFIAGNEPFNQGKLNYKDAVTNAKEKDIVVNTIFCGNYEQGINTEWKNGATLTGGEYIAIDHNRKVVHIDTPYDDVIIQLNSKLNQTYISYGAMGSAKMEKQRVQDDNAYELEEAVAVKRAVSKSSRLYNNKQWDLVDASKDESFNISEIKKEELPKELKEKSETEIKAYIEEKKSDRAKIQAEIQELNAKREKFIAEQQQEGEKGELENAMLEAIKKQAAKKDYKWEE, from the coding sequence ATGAAACACACAAAACAGATTCTTGGATTAGCCCTTATGTCATTCGCCCTTACAACCATGTACGGTTGCGAACCAAAGGCCAAAAAAACGACAGTAGCACCGGTAATGGCCCAAGCCCTTAATGTTCCAGAAAAGGACAAGCCCAAAAACAACACGGTCAAAATTGCCCTATTGTTGGATACCAGTAATAGTATGGACGGACTTATCAACCAGGCCAAATCACAGCTTTGGGATATAGTAAACAAGTTCACCCACGCCAAATGCGGCAACGAGCAACGGCCTGAATTACAAATTGCGCTCTATCAATATGGAAACGACAACCTATCTTCCAATGAAGGATACATTCAACAAGTATTGAACTTTAGCGGGGACCTGGATGAAATTTCGGAAAAACTGTTTTCATTGACGACCAACGGAGGCGAGGAATTTTGCGGGGAAGTCATACACACCTCATTAAAGCAACTAGACTGGGGCAATAACCCCGATAACCTGAAAATGATTTTTATTGCCGGTAACGAACCCTTTAACCAAGGCAAGCTCAACTACAAAGACGCAGTGACCAACGCCAAGGAAAAAGACATCGTGGTCAACACCATCTTTTGCGGTAACTACGAACAAGGCATCAATACCGAATGGAAGAACGGCGCTACCTTAACGGGAGGGGAATACATAGCCATAGACCACAACAGAAAGGTGGTCCATATCGACACGCCTTACGACGATGTTATCATTCAACTGAATTCAAAACTGAACCAGACCTACATTTCGTACGGAGCCATGGGAAGTGCCAAAATGGAGAAACAACGCGTACAAGACGACAACGCCTACGAACTCGAGGAAGCCGTTGCGGTTAAACGTGCCGTCAGCAAAAGCTCTCGATTGTACAACAACAAGCAATGGGACCTGGTAGATGCCTCCAAAGACGAAAGCTTTAATATTTCCGAAATCAAAAAGGAAGAACTCCCCAAAGAATTAAAGGAAAAATCAGAGACCGAAATAAAGGCTTATATCGAAGAAAAAAAATCAGATCGCGCCAAGATTCAAGCCGAGATCCAAGAGCTGAACGCCAAACGCGAGAAGTTCATTGCCGAACAACAGCAAGAAGGCGAAAAAGGAGAACTTGAAAATGCCATGTTGGAAGCCATCAAAAAGCAAGCAGCCAAGAAAGACTACAAGTGGGAAGAATAA
- a CDS encoding tetratricopeptide repeat-containing sensor histidine kinase, protein MGSIRHILLFLFIGCSTISVWGQKELRRGKMAKPQSNLHQVYLDSANVYRQSDIERSIDYITNSIAVLGKQADKKSLSESLVALGEVYQYHNQYDLAITNYIDALEAYKSTRTTLLLAEAYIQNKQFSEAETVLLPLLKIEGLVPYQKVRLNESLGDAYRGLDQVEKALAFFEEGLIVAKKNQITPKLADLNSKIADTYAQDDKLVEAGAYYNSSLQLTEDLEPKRAVQEKEKVADFYNQKNLYGAEIELRKKSLSELKTLPKGKTAKREARDELDSITPQRINYKIANAYIAQDKYDEAIPYLKESIETADSENDLVVQKDATRKLSEVFEYKGDYPKAFETYRSYVSLVDTLYVRKEQEIARAARFNREISMRQNRISGLEQERELSQSKYDLALTEQQLIQESNKRQRWIIYSLIFGMILLGLAAFFFYRSNQQQKLANNLLALKSLRSQMNPHFIFNALNSVNNYIAKSDERSANRFLSEFSTLMRSVLENSEEDFIPLAKELEQLELYVKLEHSRFPDKFDYQLNVDKKVDVSAFEIPPMLLQPYIENAIWHGLRYKEDKGRLTIDVRPKGSTSIEIVITDDGIGRKKSGQLKTENQKKQKSKGMGNIKKRIAILNDMYKNKVDVSISDLTTDGSGTKVIFVLRKD, encoded by the coding sequence ATGGGTTCAATTCGCCACATATTGCTTTTTCTTTTTATAGGATGCTCCACCATAAGTGTATGGGGGCAGAAGGAGCTGCGGCGCGGTAAAATGGCCAAGCCCCAAAGCAATCTGCACCAAGTCTATCTCGATTCGGCCAATGTCTATAGGCAAAGCGATATAGAAAGGAGTATCGATTATATCACCAATTCCATTGCCGTTCTGGGCAAGCAGGCCGATAAGAAATCGCTTTCCGAGTCTTTGGTCGCCTTAGGGGAGGTTTACCAATACCACAACCAGTACGATTTGGCCATTACGAATTACATAGATGCCTTAGAAGCCTATAAATCTACACGAACAACCCTGCTTTTAGCGGAAGCATATATTCAGAACAAGCAGTTTTCGGAAGCGGAAACGGTACTCCTTCCCCTGTTAAAAATAGAAGGGTTGGTGCCCTATCAAAAAGTGCGTTTGAACGAAAGCCTAGGCGATGCCTATCGCGGCTTAGATCAAGTGGAGAAGGCCCTTGCTTTTTTTGAAGAAGGACTCATAGTGGCCAAAAAAAACCAAATAACACCCAAATTGGCCGACCTGAATTCAAAGATTGCCGATACCTATGCGCAAGATGATAAATTGGTCGAGGCCGGTGCGTATTACAATAGCTCGCTGCAACTTACCGAAGACTTGGAGCCGAAACGGGCCGTACAGGAAAAGGAAAAGGTAGCTGATTTTTACAATCAGAAGAACCTATATGGTGCCGAAATTGAATTGCGGAAAAAAAGTCTTAGCGAACTAAAAACGCTTCCCAAGGGGAAAACGGCCAAACGCGAAGCAAGGGACGAATTGGATTCTATCACCCCGCAACGCATTAATTATAAAATTGCCAATGCCTACATTGCCCAAGATAAGTATGACGAGGCCATTCCCTACCTAAAGGAAAGTATTGAGACCGCCGATTCTGAAAACGACCTTGTGGTTCAAAAAGACGCCACAAGAAAATTGTCGGAGGTTTTTGAGTATAAGGGCGACTATCCCAAGGCCTTTGAAACCTATAGAAGTTATGTGTCCTTGGTAGATACCCTATATGTGCGTAAAGAACAGGAAATCGCCAGGGCGGCGCGTTTCAATAGGGAAATCTCAATGCGTCAAAACCGTATTTCGGGATTGGAGCAAGAACGCGAACTTTCGCAAAGCAAGTACGACCTGGCCTTGACCGAACAGCAATTGATTCAGGAAAGCAATAAGCGCCAAAGGTGGATCATCTATTCCCTTATTTTCGGAATGATCCTATTGGGGCTGGCCGCCTTTTTCTTCTATAGGAGCAATCAACAGCAGAAATTGGCAAATAATCTCTTGGCCTTAAAGTCTTTGCGGTCACAGATGAATCCCCACTTTATCTTTAATGCGCTCAATTCGGTCAATAATTATATCGCCAAGAGCGATGAACGCAGTGCCAACCGCTTCCTTAGTGAGTTTTCTACATTGATGCGTTCGGTGCTTGAGAATTCCGAAGAGGACTTTATCCCGCTGGCCAAAGAATTGGAACAGTTGGAGCTGTATGTGAAATTGGAGCATTCCCGATTTCCCGATAAGTTCGATTATCAATTGAATGTAGATAAGAAGGTCGATGTATCGGCATTTGAAATTCCGCCCATGCTATTGCAGCCCTATATTGAAAATGCCATTTGGCATGGACTCCGTTATAAGGAAGATAAGGGGCGCTTGACAATCGATGTAAGACCAAAGGGTTCGACATCCATAGAGATCGTGATAACCGATGACGGTATCGGTAGAAAGAAATCGGGACAATTGAAGACGGAGAACCAGAAAAAACAAAAATCGAAAGGGATGGGCAATATCAAAAAGCGAATAGCCATTCTTAACGATATGTACAAAAACAAGGTTGATGTCTCTATTTCCGACCTCACGACCGATGGTTCGGGCACGAAAGTGATATTTGTGCTCCGTAAAGATTGA
- a CDS encoding LytR/AlgR family response regulator transcription factor, whose protein sequence is MTLNAILVEDEANSREILRNYLGKYCTNVKLLGEAASIQEGLDLISKNDLDLVFLDVEMPFGNAFDLLDQLPDRSFETVFVTAYNQYAVDALNSHAAYYLMKPINIDELVKAVEYVQEIKQKENELEDKVLQPKLKSVQGKITLPQQDGFQVLNVADILYCKADDNYTEIYLENKKILVSKTLKYFEEALTDFSFARIHKSYLVNVDEVVKYRKGKGGSVVVSNGKELLVSASKKKELLAYF, encoded by the coding sequence ATGACTTTAAATGCCATACTTGTTGAAGACGAAGCCAATAGCCGGGAGATTTTGCGTAACTATCTCGGAAAATATTGTACAAACGTCAAGCTCTTGGGAGAGGCGGCGTCAATCCAAGAAGGACTTGACCTTATTTCCAAAAACGATCTTGACCTTGTTTTTTTAGATGTGGAAATGCCTTTCGGAAATGCCTTTGACCTTCTTGATCAATTGCCCGACCGTTCCTTTGAAACCGTTTTTGTAACGGCCTATAACCAATATGCCGTGGATGCCCTGAACAGCCATGCGGCCTATTACCTTATGAAACCCATAAATATCGACGAGCTCGTAAAGGCCGTGGAATATGTTCAGGAAATCAAACAAAAAGAGAACGAGCTCGAAGATAAGGTCTTACAACCGAAGTTGAAATCGGTACAGGGAAAGATAACCCTGCCACAGCAAGATGGGTTTCAGGTATTGAACGTGGCCGATATTCTTTATTGCAAGGCCGATGATAATTATACCGAGATCTATTTAGAGAACAAAAAGATTTTGGTAAGCAAGACTTTAAAGTATTTTGAAGAGGCCCTGACCGATTTTTCCTTTGCCCGTATCCATAAATCGTATTTGGTAAACGTTGATGAGGTGGTCAAGTACAGAAAGGGAAAAGGCGGTAGTGTAGTAGTTTCGAACGGAAAGGAACTATTGGTCTCAGCTTCGAAAAAGAAAGAGCTTTTGGCGTATTTTTAA
- a CDS encoding gamma carbonic anhydrase family protein — protein MIKTINGKTPQFGDDCFIAENATIVGEVSMGDQCSVWFNAVLRGDVHYIKMGNKVNVQDGAIVHCTYQKSPTTIGNNVSIGHNAIVHGCTLKDNVLVGMGSIIMDDCVVESNSIIAAGAVLTKGTHVPAGSVFAGTPAKKIKDISPELSSGEIDRIANNYVTYSAWFKE, from the coding sequence ATGATAAAAACGATTAACGGAAAGACCCCACAATTCGGAGACGATTGTTTCATTGCTGAAAATGCCACCATTGTGGGAGAGGTAAGTATGGGCGACCAATGTAGTGTTTGGTTCAATGCCGTACTTCGGGGCGATGTGCACTATATAAAAATGGGAAATAAGGTCAATGTACAAGATGGGGCCATAGTGCACTGTACCTATCAAAAATCGCCCACCACTATCGGTAATAATGTTTCCATAGGGCATAACGCCATAGTTCATGGGTGTACCCTAAAGGATAATGTGCTGGTAGGGATGGGAAGCATCATTATGGATGATTGTGTGGTAGAGAGCAATAGCATTATAGCTGCGGGAGCAGTGCTGACCAAGGGCACCCATGTGCCGGCCGGAAGCGTCTTTGCCGGTACACCGGCAAAAAAGATAAAAGATATAAGTCCGGAACTCAGTTCGGGCGAAATCGATCGTATAGCAAACAATTACGTCACCTACTCGGCTTGGTTCAAAGAATAG
- the fabD gene encoding ACP S-malonyltransferase, with product MNAYIFPGQGAQFVGMGLDLYENYPLAQELFEQANDILGFPITDIMFEGTPEDLKRTKVTQPAIFLHSVILSKVMGDSFKPDMVAGHSLGEFSALVANGTLSFEDGLKLVSQRALAMQKACELQPSTMAAVLGLEDALVEKICEETPGIVVAANYNCPGQLVISGEVEAIEKACVKMKEAGARRALVLPVGGAFHSPLMEPAREELAAAIENTTFASPKCPVYQNVTTVAVSDSAEIQKNLILQLTAPVKWTQSVEQMVKDGASLFIEVGPGKVLQGLVRKIVPGTESRSADIPS from the coding sequence ATGAATGCATATATATTTCCCGGACAAGGAGCGCAATTTGTAGGTATGGGGTTAGACCTCTACGAGAACTATCCCTTGGCCCAAGAACTCTTTGAACAGGCCAATGATATCCTTGGTTTTCCGATAACGGATATAATGTTCGAAGGTACGCCTGAAGACTTGAAGCGGACCAAGGTTACGCAACCGGCTATTTTTTTACATTCGGTTATTTTAAGTAAGGTAATGGGCGACAGTTTTAAGCCGGATATGGTGGCCGGTCATTCTTTAGGCGAGTTTTCCGCTTTGGTGGCCAACGGAACCTTGAGTTTTGAAGATGGTTTAAAATTGGTATCGCAACGTGCCTTGGCCATGCAAAAAGCCTGTGAGCTTCAGCCCAGTACTATGGCAGCGGTTTTAGGTTTGGAGGATGCCCTTGTAGAGAAAATATGTGAGGAGACACCTGGTATTGTCGTTGCGGCGAACTATAACTGCCCTGGGCAATTGGTGATTTCAGGTGAGGTGGAAGCCATTGAAAAAGCGTGCGTGAAAATGAAGGAAGCGGGAGCTAGAAGGGCTTTGGTACTTCCCGTAGGTGGCGCTTTTCACTCTCCCTTGATGGAGCCTGCCCGGGAAGAACTGGCGGCGGCCATAGAGAATACGACTTTTGCTAGTCCGAAATGTCCGGTTTATCAGAATGTGACTACCGTTGCTGTGAGCGATTCCGCGGAAATTCAGAAGAACTTGATTTTGCAATTGACCGCTCCCGTAAAATGGACGCAAAGTGTGGAACAAATGGTGAAGGACGGAGCTTCCCTGTTTATCGAGGTCGGCCCCGGCAAAGTGCTTCAAGGACTGGTAAGAAAAATTGTTCCGGGAACAGAAAGTCGATCGGCAGATATCCCGAGTTGA